A single window of Oceanococcus atlanticus DNA harbors:
- the hrpB gene encoding ATP-dependent helicase HrpB codes for MNLSELQANQVELPIWQALAPLREALSRAHTSLLVAPPGAGKSTIVPLALLDEAWVQGRKILVLEPRRLAARALAWRMASLSGQPLGELVGLRTRDDTQVGPSTRIEILTEALLTRRIQHAPELEDVAVVIFDEFHERSLHADLGLALVRDVQAGLRDDLRVLLMSATLEQDNLAARLDASVVQTQGRSYPVEVRYAKPRSTRLDEGVATAVRAALKEHPGDILVFLPGEAEIRAVARKLDALGPGIVVHALYGRLPRAAQQAAIAPAGDAERKIVLATAVAESSITIAGVRVVVDAGLMRVPVYDPNAGFSHLVTRRVSRDAADQRAGRAGRTAPGVCVRLWSSEEVLVAHREPAIRHEDLSSLALNVAAWGSEPQWLEAPPEGPWAQAMEVLQALDLSDARGRINARGRKLAGWHAHPRIGAMLLAARDDAERAMACDLAALLESDERAGTLVDIHQRWLAWRRGGAGASQIKALDRDSRRWRKRVGVGNAIAERDAGLLLAHGFVDRIALQRQPGSAQYQLANGRGARLPDNDPLRAQRMLVVADLDGQREARIRLAAALDDEAFETAFAAHISWRDSVHFNPASGQVECQRERVFQRLVLSRQPLPKPDVSVVCEALVAGLMDKGFGQLDWSGPAARMRARIACLQGEGWPTMDDASLRATLDQWLGPWLFGLRSVAEITPAKLADALWAWLSAEQQRRVREQAPDAVSLPSGRQVKLDYAAEDGPVLAVRMQDMYGQDASPQVAGRPVLLHLLSPARRPLAVTRDLASFWRNAWPEVRKQMRGRYPKHEWPERPWEAPAPAALNVLDQRRS; via the coding sequence ATGAATCTGTCGGAATTACAGGCGAACCAGGTCGAGCTTCCGATCTGGCAGGCTTTGGCGCCATTGCGCGAGGCCCTGAGCCGCGCCCACACCAGCCTGCTGGTGGCGCCGCCGGGCGCGGGCAAAAGCACCATTGTGCCTCTGGCCTTGCTCGACGAAGCCTGGGTGCAGGGGCGCAAGATACTGGTCCTGGAGCCGCGTCGCCTGGCCGCGCGCGCGCTGGCCTGGCGCATGGCATCGTTGTCCGGTCAGCCGCTTGGCGAGCTGGTCGGGCTGCGCACGCGTGACGACACCCAGGTGGGTCCGTCCACACGCATCGAAATTCTCACCGAGGCGTTGCTGACGCGGCGCATCCAGCATGCGCCGGAGCTTGAGGATGTCGCTGTGGTGATCTTCGATGAGTTCCACGAGCGCAGTCTGCATGCCGATCTGGGGCTGGCCCTGGTGCGCGATGTGCAGGCCGGTTTGCGTGACGATCTGCGCGTGCTGCTGATGTCGGCCACGCTGGAGCAGGACAATCTGGCCGCGCGTCTGGACGCCAGCGTGGTGCAAACCCAGGGCCGTAGCTACCCGGTGGAGGTGCGCTACGCCAAGCCGCGCAGCACGCGACTGGATGAGGGCGTGGCGACGGCCGTGCGGGCTGCCTTGAAAGAACACCCGGGCGACATCCTGGTGTTTCTGCCTGGCGAGGCCGAGATTCGCGCGGTGGCGCGCAAGCTGGATGCGCTTGGCCCTGGCATCGTGGTGCATGCGCTGTATGGGCGTTTGCCGCGTGCTGCTCAGCAGGCCGCTATCGCGCCGGCCGGCGACGCTGAGCGCAAGATTGTGCTGGCCACCGCAGTGGCCGAATCCAGCATCACCATCGCCGGGGTGCGCGTGGTCGTGGATGCCGGTCTGATGCGGGTGCCGGTGTACGACCCCAATGCCGGGTTTTCCCATCTGGTCACCCGCCGGGTCAGCCGGGATGCCGCTGATCAACGCGCCGGGCGCGCTGGACGCACGGCACCCGGCGTGTGCGTGCGCCTGTGGTCATCGGAAGAGGTTCTGGTTGCGCACCGCGAACCGGCCATACGCCACGAAGATCTGTCTTCGCTGGCTCTCAATGTGGCGGCCTGGGGCAGCGAACCACAGTGGCTGGAAGCGCCGCCTGAGGGGCCCTGGGCCCAGGCTATGGAAGTGTTGCAGGCACTGGATCTGAGCGATGCGCGAGGGCGCATCAATGCGCGCGGACGCAAGCTGGCGGGCTGGCATGCCCACCCGCGTATCGGCGCCATGCTGCTGGCTGCGCGTGATGATGCCGAGCGCGCCATGGCCTGTGATCTGGCGGCGCTGCTTGAATCGGATGAGCGCGCCGGCACGCTGGTCGACATCCATCAGCGCTGGCTGGCCTGGCGGCGTGGCGGGGCTGGCGCAAGCCAGATCAAGGCTCTGGATCGCGACAGCCGACGTTGGCGCAAACGTGTGGGCGTGGGCAATGCTATTGCGGAGCGCGATGCCGGCCTGCTGCTGGCGCACGGTTTTGTTGATCGCATCGCGCTGCAGCGTCAGCCGGGTAGCGCGCAGTACCAGCTGGCCAACGGGCGTGGCGCACGCCTGCCGGACAACGATCCGTTGAGGGCTCAGCGCATGCTCGTGGTGGCCGATCTGGACGGTCAGCGTGAGGCGCGTATCCGGCTTGCGGCGGCGCTGGATGATGAGGCGTTTGAAACGGCGTTTGCTGCGCACATCAGCTGGCGTGACAGCGTGCATTTCAACCCTGCGAGCGGGCAGGTCGAGTGTCAGCGCGAGCGGGTTTTCCAGCGTTTGGTGCTGAGTCGCCAGCCGTTACCCAAGCCGGATGTCAGCGTGGTCTGCGAGGCGCTGGTCGCGGGGCTCATGGACAAAGGCTTTGGCCAGCTTGACTGGTCAGGCCCGGCTGCGCGCATGCGCGCCCGCATCGCCTGTCTGCAGGGCGAGGGCTGGCCCACCATGGACGATGCCAGCCTGCGCGCCACGCTCGATCAATGGCTGGGGCCGTGGTTGTTTGGTCTGCGCAGTGTGGCCGAGATTACCCCGGCCAAGCTGGCCGACGCGCTGTGGGCCTGGCTCAGCGCGGAGCAGCAACGGCGGGTGCGTGAGCAGGCGCCGGATGCGGTGAGCCTGCCCAGCGGGCGTCAGGTCAAGCTGGATTATGCGGCCGAGGATGGCCCGGTGCTGGCCGTGCGCATGCAGGACATGTACGGGCAGGATGCATCGCCGCAGGTGGCGGGGCGACCGGTGCTGCTGCATCTGCTGTCGCCGGCCCGTCGGCCGTTGGCCGTGACCCGCGATCTGGCCAGCTTCTGGCGCAACGCCTGGCCCGAGGTGCGCAAGCAGATGCGCGGGCGTTATCCCAAACATGAATGGCCGGAGCGCCCTTGGGAAGCACCGGCGCCTGCGGCGCTGAACGTCTTGGACCAGCGTCGGTCATAA
- a CDS encoding 3-deoxy-7-phosphoheptulonate synthase, with protein MQRTDNLRIASITEVSTPDVVRNEIPLTDAAADTVDQARNAIAKVLNGQDDRLVAIVGPCSIHDTAAAKEYASKLARLREELADDIVIVMRVYFEKPRTTVGWKGLINDPDLDDSFQIDKGLRSARKLLLELNDSGMPAGVEYLDILTPQYISDLVSWGAIGARTTESQLHREMGSGLSCAVGFKNGTEGNIKVAVDAIQSARNPHRFLSLTTAGAISIFETTGNDQTHVILRGGSSGPNYEAEHIDATAAMLEKAGLPSKIMVDCSHANSQKKHERQLLVAEDLGNQIAGGDNRIFGVMVESHLVAGRQDVEPGATPTYGQSITDACLGWDDTDVLLRKLAETVRTRRQKKAA; from the coding sequence ATGCAACGCACCGACAATCTGCGCATCGCCTCAATCACCGAAGTCTCCACACCGGACGTGGTTCGCAACGAAATCCCGCTGACCGACGCCGCTGCTGACACCGTCGATCAGGCCCGCAACGCCATCGCCAAGGTGCTCAACGGACAGGACGACCGCCTGGTCGCCATCGTCGGCCCCTGCTCGATTCATGACACCGCCGCGGCCAAGGAATATGCCAGCAAGCTGGCCCGTCTGCGCGAAGAACTGGCCGATGATATCGTCATCGTCATGCGCGTGTACTTTGAGAAACCGCGCACCACGGTCGGCTGGAAAGGCCTGATCAACGACCCGGATCTGGATGACAGCTTCCAGATCGACAAGGGCCTGCGCAGCGCGCGCAAACTGCTGCTCGAACTCAACGACAGCGGCATGCCGGCCGGTGTCGAATACCTCGACATTCTGACCCCGCAATACATTTCCGATCTGGTCAGCTGGGGCGCCATCGGTGCGCGCACCACGGAAAGCCAGTTGCATCGTGAAATGGGTTCCGGGTTGTCCTGCGCGGTCGGCTTCAAGAACGGCACGGAAGGCAACATCAAGGTCGCTGTGGATGCGATCCAGTCGGCGCGCAATCCGCACCGCTTCCTGTCGCTGACCACCGCCGGCGCCATCTCCATTTTCGAGACCACCGGCAACGACCAGACCCACGTGATCCTGCGCGGCGGCTCAAGCGGCCCGAACTACGAAGCCGAGCACATCGACGCCACCGCTGCGATGCTGGAAAAGGCCGGTCTGCCGAGCAAGATCATGGTCGACTGCAGCCACGCCAACAGCCAGAAAAAACACGAACGCCAGCTGCTGGTGGCTGAAGATCTGGGCAACCAGATCGCGGGCGGCGACAACCGCATCTTCGGTGTCATGGTCGAAAGCCATCTGGTCGCCGGGCGTCAGGACGTTGAACCCGGTGCCACCCCGACCTACGGCCAGAGCATCACCGACGCTTGCCTGGGCTGGGACGACACCGATGTGCTGCTGCGCAAGCTGGCAGAAACCGTGCGTACCCGCCGTCAGAAAAAGGCAGCCTGA
- a CDS encoding NAD(P)H-binding protein → MRVGLIGATGLVGNATLNQLLADDAVNEVRVWARQPAPFAHPRLHWNAVDFDQLRGQARCDGLDAVLCCLGTTTGKAGRAGLVRVDHDYVLAIATAAKSVAVPCFGVISALGASARSPSHYSRVKGRMENSLQALGFPSLEILRPSLLLGERTETRCAEDLAQACAPVLNALLPGPLKRYRAIGADQVARDLIRVAKQAEPGINVRFLPLT, encoded by the coding sequence ATGCGCGTCGGCCTGATCGGCGCAACGGGTCTGGTTGGCAACGCCACCCTGAACCAGCTTCTCGCAGATGATGCGGTGAACGAAGTCCGGGTGTGGGCGCGACAGCCGGCGCCCTTTGCGCACCCGCGCCTGCACTGGAATGCAGTTGATTTCGATCAACTGCGCGGCCAGGCCCGCTGTGACGGGCTTGACGCCGTGCTGTGCTGCCTTGGCACCACCACGGGCAAAGCCGGCCGCGCCGGTCTGGTCAGGGTTGATCACGACTATGTCCTTGCCATCGCCACCGCCGCCAAGAGCGTCGCTGTGCCCTGCTTTGGGGTGATCAGCGCGCTCGGTGCCAGCGCCCGTTCACCCTCGCATTACAGCCGGGTCAAAGGGCGTATGGAAAACAGCCTGCAGGCCCTTGGTTTTCCCAGCCTGGAAATTTTGCGCCCCTCTTTGCTCCTCGGCGAGCGCACTGAAACGCGGTGTGCCGAAGATTTGGCACAGGCGTGCGCACCGGTGCTCAATGCCCTGCTGCCCGGCCCGCTCAAACGTTACCGTGCGATTGGTGCTGATCAGGTGGCCCGAGATCTCATCCGGGTTGCCAAGCAGGCCGAACCCGGCATCAACGTGCGCTTTCTGCCGCTAACCTAA